Proteins found in one Perca fluviatilis chromosome 9, GENO_Pfluv_1.0, whole genome shotgun sequence genomic segment:
- the nhsa gene encoding Nance-Horan syndrome protein isoform X6: MALGCCLALASQAVSNLDVESKLTAHYQAPWHQQRNIFHPSTRPACVVDLHRQANVSLWALHRDYQRRRSGSRERRVTISMPMYPSPHLVQRQEHRGTNVTTFESTRSSSPTECCRFSPWSRKAAPFDPDTDGVALGHRPKFPIPNTPSTLDKQTNWSKALPLPTPEERMKNNSQVITSFVIPINVTGVGFDRDASVRCSLVHSQSVLQRRRKLRRRRTVAGVPRQVQQDLDSDDSPGSRERTVIVHASPNITPSNEELASHHSTRDSGCQTEEFLISGAPSRRRIRAQRGQGVSLSHSAGNILCLSDSADAMFSASVGARLRSRSLPRDSSRMIDNGHNDSDDEEELSPFDTEDFLPGPGELILKDEEESMDEQAMSEHQLGLKYKQLSERPERSWMERTRSQLPRKADMGSCEISSSSDTFSSPVHSVSAAGVLGGQMDHKDDHQSSSGNWSGSSSTCPSQTSETILPAASPPLTGSSHCDSELSLNTATHCNEDHTSFMLDHYQGLRTQRAGSFSSTAMDILEEAGSSTPIEGEWSYPNTEPPRSQDFSPEPSREAESSLGCPSFTSMATCESSFSDKPLSEKADTVSHYSVDTEGYYTSMHFDCGIKGSQSFTYNYAAPGSDCGLSDFSGHMTLGRRCLSLRKPKAKPCPPKRSSSLRKICSEGHIPDDKEPKITCGPQLPLSSKERKLQLALSGSAGRIDNSSLVREPLGIWGVEGSADLPDLGVFSSTDAHSFKDEGVVQSDYADLWLLNDLKSSDPYRSLSNSSTATGTTVIECIKSQESSESHTSQSGSRATTPSLPSVEGDFKLTSPEKLAGLASPSSGYSSQSETPTSSFPSAFFPGPLSPSSGKRKPKVPERKSSLSSLSLQSLSCRDGATSKRDLELPIIPPSHLDLSALHSVANKAPAYRTQIQILQHSKQKAPVSAKPVAPPNTHPMSITPTVLHSVQLRSISKEHEGSHEDKTTSRLKCPTVNLTGTLSCSKSVELKSPLLYNPHQHHPPSKGLCESVFTSNEELADGEAACQSEARIEQDREAPLESRTAFRLQAKSSLDVPERTTSHEGETCGESVETAVCSGDSSSLSEPLHQQRAEPSEEEEPCQIKPGPPLPVQPSSPERSNLLSNGLDKGPATDGKSRTSQGSSNSDEGSKEVENELSGALAENGSQDDSQESTAETNDCFSKDSTPSDNPVSPLSDESRPEDDSVFLSPTKARTTEDLFAMIHRSKRKVLGRKDSAELNVRNRLGAASGSTPTGSTASSPVPLVSPAPAVTPPGLHRVSGPIYRNAKRSSTSNEEFKLLLLKKGSRSESSYRMSAAEILKSPVTPKSHGDFLMESPRQREEPASPLQQQQQHQSGPDQPSSPYPKANAEGFSLKSFPSSAASRQGRSRIPPPANSSRYGMRSRLYPVPMQAISEGETENSDGSPHDDRSSQGST, from the exons ATGGCTCTAGGATGCTGCCTTGCTCTCGCATCCCAAG CGGTGTCTAACCTGGATGTGGAGAGTAAGCTGACAGCACATTACCAAGCTCCCTGGCACCAGCAGAGGAACATTTTCCACCCCTCCACACGGCCAGCATGTGTTGTAGACCTCCACAGGCAAGCCAACGTCAGCCTGTGGGCCCTACACCGAG ATTACCAGAGGAGACGATCAGGCAGCAGGGAGCGGAGAGTAACCATCTCGATGCCCATGTACCCCTCCCCACACCTCGTCCAGAGGCAAGAACACAGGGGCACAAATGTGACAACG TTTGAGTCCACCCGCTCCTCCTCCCCTACCGAATGTTGCCGCTTCTCTCCCTGGAGCAGAAAG GCTGCGCCCTTTGACCCCGACACTGACGGGGTGGCTCTAGGTCACCGGCCCAAGTTTCCCATCCCTAACACCCCCTCCACCCTGGACAAGCAGACTAACTGGTCTAAAGCCCTGCCGCTGCCCACCCCAGAGGAAAGAATGAAAAACAATTCCCAAGTCATCACCTCATTTGTCATCCCCATTAATGTGACTG GCGTTGGCTTTGACAGAGATGCCAGTGTGCGCTGCTCGCTCGTTCACTCGCAGTCTGTGcttcagaggaggaggaagctgAGGAGACGGAGGACTGTCGCTGGCGTTCCCCGACAGGTGCAGCAAGATTTAG ACTCTGATGACTCTCCTGGTTCCAGAGAGCGGACAGTGATAGTTCATGCCAGTCCCAATATCACTCCCTCCAACGAGGAGCTGGCTAGCCATCACAGCACCAGGGACTCCGGTTGCCAGACAGAAGAGTTTTTGATCTCAGGAGCGCCGTCTCGGCGGAGGATCAGGGCCCAGAGAGGCCAGGGAGTCTCCCTCTCCCACTCAGCAGGCAACATCTTGTGCCTGTCGGACAGCGCCGACGCCATGTTCTCTGCCTCCGTGGGCGCGCGCCTGCGCTCCCGGAGTCTGCCCAGAGACTCGAGCCGGATGATAGACAACGGGCACAATGACAGCGACGATGAGGAGGAGCTTTCCCCCTTCGACACCGAGGACTTCCTGCCTGGACCGGGGGAGTTGATTCTGAAGGATGAAGAAGAGAGCATGGATGAGCAAGCCATGTCTGAACACCAGCTGGGCCTGAAGTACAAGCAGCTCTCCGAGAGACCGGAGCGCAGCTGGATGGAGAGGACCAGATCCCAACTGCCCAGGAAGGCCGACATGGGCAGCTGTGAGATCTCATCCAGTTCAGACACCTTCAGCAGCCCGGTGCATTCGGTCTCCGCTGCAGGGGTGCTGGGAGGCCAGATGGACCATAAGGACGACCACCAGTCCTCAAGTGGTAACTGGAGCGGGAGCAGCTCCACCTGCCCCTCACAGACCTCCGAAACCATCCTCCCAGCAGCCTCTCCGCCGCTGACGGGCTCCTCGCACTGTGACTCCGAGCTCTCCCTAAACACCGCCACTCACTGCAACGAAGACCACACCAGCTTCATGCTGGACCACTACCAGGGTCTCAGGACCCAGCGGGCCGGCTCCTTCTCCTCCACAGCTATGGACATATTAGAGGAAGCAGGGTCCAGCACTCCCATTGAGGGGGAGTGGAGTTACCCCAACACAGAGCCTCCGCGCTCGCAGGACTTCAGCCCCGAGCCCAGCAGAGAGGCTGAGAGCAGCCTGGGCTGCCCCAGCTTCACCAGCATGGCCACCTGCGAGAGCAGCTTCTCTGACAAACCACTGTCGGAGAAAGCCGACACCGTGTCCCACTACTCCGTAGACACTGAAGGCTACTACACCTCAATGCACTTTGACTGCGGTATCAAAGGTAGCCAAAGCTTCACTTATAACTATGCAGCCCCCGGCTCTGATTGCGGCCTGTCTGACTTCAGTGGTCACATGACTCTGGGGAGGCGCTGCCTCTCTTTAAGAAAACCAAAGGCGAAGCCTTGTCCGCCTAAGAGGAGTTCATCCTTAAGAAAAATATGCAGTGAGGGACACATCCCTGACGATAAAGAACCAAAGATTACTTGCGGGCCGCAGCTTCCGCTGTCCTCCAAGGAGAGGAAGCTGCAGCTGGCTTTGTCTGGCTCTGCTGGTCGTATAGACAACTCTTCACTTGTCAGAGAGCCCCTTGGGATCTGGGGGGTTGAGGGCTCAGCTGATCTACCTGACTTAGGTGTGTTTAGCTCCACAGATGCACATTCATTTAAGGACGAGGGGGTTGTACAGTCTGACTATGCAGATCTGTGGCTCCTGAACGATTTAAAATCCAGCGATCCTTACCGGTCTTTGTCAAACTCTAGCACAGCGACAGGTACAACTGTTATCGAATGCATCAAATCACAGGAGAGCTCTGAGTCTCACACATCCCAGTCTGGCTCCAGAGCCACCACCCCCTCACTTCCATCAGTGGAGGGAGACTTCAAGCTAACGTCTCCAGAGAAGCTGGCAGGCCTGGCCAGCCCATCCAGCGGTTACTCCAGTCAGTCAGAAACCCCCACCTCCTCTTTCCCCTCCGCCTTCTTTCCCGGACCGCTGTCACCATCCAGCGGCAAGAGGAAGCCCAAAGTCCCAGAGAGGAAGTCGTCTCTTTCGTCGCTGTCACTGCAGTCGCTCTCCTGCAGGGATGGAGCTACCTCGAAGAGAGACCTGGAGCTGCCAATAATCCCTCCATCCCACCTCGACTTAAGTGCCCTTCATAGTGTCGCCAACAAGGCTCCAGCTTACAGGACCCAGATTCAAATCCTTCAGCATAGCAAACAAAAAGCTCCAGTGTCAGCCAAACCTGTAGCGCCACCTAACACCCATCCCATGTCCATTACACCCACAGTGCTGCACTCAGTACAGCTCCGGTCCATCAGTAAGGAACATGAAGGAAGCCATGAGGACAAAACGACTTCCAGACTCAAATGTCCCACTGTGAACTTAACTGGCACACTTTCCTGTAGCAAATCTGTGGAGCTCAAGAGTCCCCTGTTATATAACCCACATCAACATCACCCACCCTCGAAGGGCTTGTGTGAATCCGTGTTTACCTCAAACGAAGAGCTTGCCGACGGAGAGGCAGCATGTCAGAGTGAGGCGAGGATCGAGCAGGACAGAGAGGCTCCATTAGAGAGTAGGACAGCATTCAGACTGCAGGCCAAGTCATCATTAGACGTCCCCGAGAGGACCACTAGTCATGAAGGAGAGACGTGCGGAGAGTCAGTAGAAACAGCCGTCTGCTCTGGAGACAGCAGCTCGCTGTCCGAGCCTTTACACCAGCAAAGAGCTGAGCCGTCTGAAGAAGAAGAACCGTGTCAGATTAAACCAGGTCCTCCTCTCCCTGTTCAGCCCAGTTCACCCGAGAGATCCAACCTTTTATCAAACGGCCTTGATAAAGGGCCCGCTACTGACGGCAAATCAAGGACATCGCAGGGGAGTTCAAACAGCGATGAAGGTAGCAAAGAAGTGGAAAATGAGTTATCGGGTGCTTTGGCAGAAAATGGCTCCCAGGACGACAGCCAGGAGTCCACAGCAGAGACCAACGATTGCTTCAGTAAAG ACTCTACACCCAGTGATAACCCAGTGTCCCCCCTGAGTGATGAGTCAAGGCCAGAGGACGACAGTGTGTTTCTGTCACCCACCAAGGCTCGGACCACTGAGGATCTGTTTGCTATGATACACAG gtCCAAAAGGAAAGTGTTGGGCAGGAAGGATTCCGCTGAGTTGAATGTGAGGAACCGCCTCGGTGCTGCATCGGGGAGCACCCCGACCGGCAGCACTGCGAGCTCCCCAGTCCCGCTGGTGTCACCCGCCCCCGCCGTGACGCCGCCGGGCCTGCACAGAGTCTCCGGGCCCATCTATAGGAACGCAAAGAGGTCCAGCACCTCCAACGAGGAGTTCAAACTGCTACTGCTCAAAAAGGGCAGTCGCTCAGAATCCAGTTACCGCATGTCAGCAGCAGAGATCCTCAAGAGCCCCGTCACTCCTAAATCTCACGGAGATTTCCTGATGGAGTCCCCCAGACAGCGCGAAGAGCCCGCCTCTCCcctgcagcaacaacagcagcatcaGTCAGGACCAGATCAGCCCTCCAGCCCTTATCCCAAAGCCAACGCAGAGGGCTTCTCCCTGAAATCCTTCCCCTCATCTGCTGCTTCCAGGCAGGGCCGCTCCAGAATCCCCCCGCCTGCCAACAGCAGCCGCTACGGCATGCGCAGCAGACTGTACCCCGTGCCCATGCAGGCCATCTCTGAGGGCGAGACGGAGAACTCAGACGGAAGTCCTCATGACGACCGCTCATCACAGGGCTCCACATAG
- the nhsa gene encoding Nance-Horan syndrome protein isoform X5 has translation MVLRNSKALQEANQWFDYSLAAPCFGTCRQLRASGCNNGSFRPTPPRDPGSQHHIPSRGHRAHLLFHIKAPAVSNLDVESKLTAHYQAPWHQQRNIFHPSTRPACVVDLHRQANVSLWALHRDYQRRRSGSRERRVTISMPMYPSPHLVQRQEHRGTNVTTFESTRSSSPTECCRFSPWSRKAAPFDPDTDGVALGHRPKFPIPNTPSTLDKQTNWSKALPLPTPEERMKNNSQVITSFVIPINVTGVGFDRDASVRCSLVHSQSVLQRRRKLRRRRTVAGVPRQVQQDLDSDDSPGSRERTVIVHASPNITPSNEELASHHSTRDSGCQTEEFLISGAPSRRRIRAQRGQGVSLSHSAGNILCLSDSADAMFSASVGARLRSRSLPRDSSRMIDNGHNDSDDEEELSPFDTEDFLPGPGELILKDEEESMDEQAMSEHQLGLKYKQLSERPERSWMERTRSQLPRKADMGSCEISSSSDTFSSPVHSVSAAGVLGGQMDHKDDHQSSSGNWSGSSSTCPSQTSETILPAASPPLTGSSHCDSELSLNTATHCNEDHTSFMLDHYQGLRTQRAGSFSSTAMDILEEAGSSTPIEGEWSYPNTEPPRSQDFSPEPSREAESSLGCPSFTSMATCESSFSDKPLSEKADTVSHYSVDTEGYYTSMHFDCGIKGSQSFTYNYAAPGSDCGLSDFSGHMTLGRRCLSLRKPKAKPCPPKRSSSLRKICSEGHIPDDKEPKITCGPQLPLSSKERKLQLALSGSAGRIDNSSLVREPLGIWGVEGSADLPDLGVFSSTDAHSFKDEGVVQSDYADLWLLNDLKSSDPYRSLSNSSTATGTTVIECIKSQESSESHTSQSGSRATTPSLPSVEGDFKLTSPEKLAGLASPSSGYSSQSETPTSSFPSAFFPGPLSPSSGKRKPKVPERKSSLSSLSLQSLSCRDGATSKRDLELPIIPPSHLDLSALHSVANKAPAYRTQIQILQHSKQKAPVSAKPVAPPNTHPMSITPTVLHSVQLRSISKEHEGSHEDKTTSRLKCPTVNLTGTLSCSKSVELKSPLLYNPHQHHPPSKGLCESVFTSNEELADGEAACQSEARIEQDREAPLESRTAFRLQAKSSLDVPERTTSHEGETCGESVETAVCSGDSSSLSEPLHQQRAEPSEEEEPCQIKPGPPLPVQPSSPERSNLLSNGLDKGPATDGKSRTSQGSSNSDEGSKEVENELSGALAENGSQDDSQESTAETNDCFSKDSTPSDNPVSPLSDESRPEDDSVFLSPTKARTTEDLFAMIHRSKRKVLGRKDSAELNVRNRLGAASGSTPTGSTASSPVPLVSPAPAVTPPGLHRVSGPIYRNAKRSSTSNEEFKLLLLKKGSRSESSYRMSAAEILKSPVTPKSHGDFLMESPRQREEPASPLQQQQQHQSGPDQPSSPYPKANAEGFSLKSFPSSAASRQGRSRIPPPANSSRYGMRSRLYPVPMQAISEGETENSDGSPHDDRSSQGST, from the exons ATGGTGTTGAGGAACAGTAAAGCACTTCAGGAAGCCAACCAGTGGTTTGATTACAGCTTAGCAGCCCCTTGCTTTGGTACCTGCAGGCAGCTGAGAGCATCAGGCTGCAACAATGGCTCATTTAGGCCCACCCCCCCGAGAGATCCTGGTTCCCAGCATCACATTCCAAGCAGAGGTCACAGGGCCCACCTGCTATTCCACATCAAAGCTCCAG CGGTGTCTAACCTGGATGTGGAGAGTAAGCTGACAGCACATTACCAAGCTCCCTGGCACCAGCAGAGGAACATTTTCCACCCCTCCACACGGCCAGCATGTGTTGTAGACCTCCACAGGCAAGCCAACGTCAGCCTGTGGGCCCTACACCGAG ATTACCAGAGGAGACGATCAGGCAGCAGGGAGCGGAGAGTAACCATCTCGATGCCCATGTACCCCTCCCCACACCTCGTCCAGAGGCAAGAACACAGGGGCACAAATGTGACAACG TTTGAGTCCACCCGCTCCTCCTCCCCTACCGAATGTTGCCGCTTCTCTCCCTGGAGCAGAAAG GCTGCGCCCTTTGACCCCGACACTGACGGGGTGGCTCTAGGTCACCGGCCCAAGTTTCCCATCCCTAACACCCCCTCCACCCTGGACAAGCAGACTAACTGGTCTAAAGCCCTGCCGCTGCCCACCCCAGAGGAAAGAATGAAAAACAATTCCCAAGTCATCACCTCATTTGTCATCCCCATTAATGTGACTG GCGTTGGCTTTGACAGAGATGCCAGTGTGCGCTGCTCGCTCGTTCACTCGCAGTCTGTGcttcagaggaggaggaagctgAGGAGACGGAGGACTGTCGCTGGCGTTCCCCGACAGGTGCAGCAAGATTTAG ACTCTGATGACTCTCCTGGTTCCAGAGAGCGGACAGTGATAGTTCATGCCAGTCCCAATATCACTCCCTCCAACGAGGAGCTGGCTAGCCATCACAGCACCAGGGACTCCGGTTGCCAGACAGAAGAGTTTTTGATCTCAGGAGCGCCGTCTCGGCGGAGGATCAGGGCCCAGAGAGGCCAGGGAGTCTCCCTCTCCCACTCAGCAGGCAACATCTTGTGCCTGTCGGACAGCGCCGACGCCATGTTCTCTGCCTCCGTGGGCGCGCGCCTGCGCTCCCGGAGTCTGCCCAGAGACTCGAGCCGGATGATAGACAACGGGCACAATGACAGCGACGATGAGGAGGAGCTTTCCCCCTTCGACACCGAGGACTTCCTGCCTGGACCGGGGGAGTTGATTCTGAAGGATGAAGAAGAGAGCATGGATGAGCAAGCCATGTCTGAACACCAGCTGGGCCTGAAGTACAAGCAGCTCTCCGAGAGACCGGAGCGCAGCTGGATGGAGAGGACCAGATCCCAACTGCCCAGGAAGGCCGACATGGGCAGCTGTGAGATCTCATCCAGTTCAGACACCTTCAGCAGCCCGGTGCATTCGGTCTCCGCTGCAGGGGTGCTGGGAGGCCAGATGGACCATAAGGACGACCACCAGTCCTCAAGTGGTAACTGGAGCGGGAGCAGCTCCACCTGCCCCTCACAGACCTCCGAAACCATCCTCCCAGCAGCCTCTCCGCCGCTGACGGGCTCCTCGCACTGTGACTCCGAGCTCTCCCTAAACACCGCCACTCACTGCAACGAAGACCACACCAGCTTCATGCTGGACCACTACCAGGGTCTCAGGACCCAGCGGGCCGGCTCCTTCTCCTCCACAGCTATGGACATATTAGAGGAAGCAGGGTCCAGCACTCCCATTGAGGGGGAGTGGAGTTACCCCAACACAGAGCCTCCGCGCTCGCAGGACTTCAGCCCCGAGCCCAGCAGAGAGGCTGAGAGCAGCCTGGGCTGCCCCAGCTTCACCAGCATGGCCACCTGCGAGAGCAGCTTCTCTGACAAACCACTGTCGGAGAAAGCCGACACCGTGTCCCACTACTCCGTAGACACTGAAGGCTACTACACCTCAATGCACTTTGACTGCGGTATCAAAGGTAGCCAAAGCTTCACTTATAACTATGCAGCCCCCGGCTCTGATTGCGGCCTGTCTGACTTCAGTGGTCACATGACTCTGGGGAGGCGCTGCCTCTCTTTAAGAAAACCAAAGGCGAAGCCTTGTCCGCCTAAGAGGAGTTCATCCTTAAGAAAAATATGCAGTGAGGGACACATCCCTGACGATAAAGAACCAAAGATTACTTGCGGGCCGCAGCTTCCGCTGTCCTCCAAGGAGAGGAAGCTGCAGCTGGCTTTGTCTGGCTCTGCTGGTCGTATAGACAACTCTTCACTTGTCAGAGAGCCCCTTGGGATCTGGGGGGTTGAGGGCTCAGCTGATCTACCTGACTTAGGTGTGTTTAGCTCCACAGATGCACATTCATTTAAGGACGAGGGGGTTGTACAGTCTGACTATGCAGATCTGTGGCTCCTGAACGATTTAAAATCCAGCGATCCTTACCGGTCTTTGTCAAACTCTAGCACAGCGACAGGTACAACTGTTATCGAATGCATCAAATCACAGGAGAGCTCTGAGTCTCACACATCCCAGTCTGGCTCCAGAGCCACCACCCCCTCACTTCCATCAGTGGAGGGAGACTTCAAGCTAACGTCTCCAGAGAAGCTGGCAGGCCTGGCCAGCCCATCCAGCGGTTACTCCAGTCAGTCAGAAACCCCCACCTCCTCTTTCCCCTCCGCCTTCTTTCCCGGACCGCTGTCACCATCCAGCGGCAAGAGGAAGCCCAAAGTCCCAGAGAGGAAGTCGTCTCTTTCGTCGCTGTCACTGCAGTCGCTCTCCTGCAGGGATGGAGCTACCTCGAAGAGAGACCTGGAGCTGCCAATAATCCCTCCATCCCACCTCGACTTAAGTGCCCTTCATAGTGTCGCCAACAAGGCTCCAGCTTACAGGACCCAGATTCAAATCCTTCAGCATAGCAAACAAAAAGCTCCAGTGTCAGCCAAACCTGTAGCGCCACCTAACACCCATCCCATGTCCATTACACCCACAGTGCTGCACTCAGTACAGCTCCGGTCCATCAGTAAGGAACATGAAGGAAGCCATGAGGACAAAACGACTTCCAGACTCAAATGTCCCACTGTGAACTTAACTGGCACACTTTCCTGTAGCAAATCTGTGGAGCTCAAGAGTCCCCTGTTATATAACCCACATCAACATCACCCACCCTCGAAGGGCTTGTGTGAATCCGTGTTTACCTCAAACGAAGAGCTTGCCGACGGAGAGGCAGCATGTCAGAGTGAGGCGAGGATCGAGCAGGACAGAGAGGCTCCATTAGAGAGTAGGACAGCATTCAGACTGCAGGCCAAGTCATCATTAGACGTCCCCGAGAGGACCACTAGTCATGAAGGAGAGACGTGCGGAGAGTCAGTAGAAACAGCCGTCTGCTCTGGAGACAGCAGCTCGCTGTCCGAGCCTTTACACCAGCAAAGAGCTGAGCCGTCTGAAGAAGAAGAACCGTGTCAGATTAAACCAGGTCCTCCTCTCCCTGTTCAGCCCAGTTCACCCGAGAGATCCAACCTTTTATCAAACGGCCTTGATAAAGGGCCCGCTACTGACGGCAAATCAAGGACATCGCAGGGGAGTTCAAACAGCGATGAAGGTAGCAAAGAAGTGGAAAATGAGTTATCGGGTGCTTTGGCAGAAAATGGCTCCCAGGACGACAGCCAGGAGTCCACAGCAGAGACCAACGATTGCTTCAGTAAAG ACTCTACACCCAGTGATAACCCAGTGTCCCCCCTGAGTGATGAGTCAAGGCCAGAGGACGACAGTGTGTTTCTGTCACCCACCAAGGCTCGGACCACTGAGGATCTGTTTGCTATGATACACAG gtCCAAAAGGAAAGTGTTGGGCAGGAAGGATTCCGCTGAGTTGAATGTGAGGAACCGCCTCGGTGCTGCATCGGGGAGCACCCCGACCGGCAGCACTGCGAGCTCCCCAGTCCCGCTGGTGTCACCCGCCCCCGCCGTGACGCCGCCGGGCCTGCACAGAGTCTCCGGGCCCATCTATAGGAACGCAAAGAGGTCCAGCACCTCCAACGAGGAGTTCAAACTGCTACTGCTCAAAAAGGGCAGTCGCTCAGAATCCAGTTACCGCATGTCAGCAGCAGAGATCCTCAAGAGCCCCGTCACTCCTAAATCTCACGGAGATTTCCTGATGGAGTCCCCCAGACAGCGCGAAGAGCCCGCCTCTCCcctgcagcaacaacagcagcatcaGTCAGGACCAGATCAGCCCTCCAGCCCTTATCCCAAAGCCAACGCAGAGGGCTTCTCCCTGAAATCCTTCCCCTCATCTGCTGCTTCCAGGCAGGGCCGCTCCAGAATCCCCCCGCCTGCCAACAGCAGCCGCTACGGCATGCGCAGCAGACTGTACCCCGTGCCCATGCAGGCCATCTCTGAGGGCGAGACGGAGAACTCAGACGGAAGTCCTCATGACGACCGCTCATCACAGGGCTCCACATAG